GACCTCGAGCAGGCTGATCGCGCTCGAGAGCGCCGCGATGGCGATGGTGCCGAAGAAGACCGTACCGATGAGCCAGCCGAACGACAGGTCGCCGAGCGCCGCCGCGAGGCTGATGAAGATCGCGCCCGCGCCGATCGTATTGGCCGGATCGACGCCGCCGGTGAAGAAGATCGGGAAGACGATCAGACCGGCGGTGAACGCGATCAGCGTGTCCAGTCCGACGATGATCAGGCCGTCCTCCGCGAGGTTTCGGTCGTCTCCGATGTAGGACGCGTAGGTGATCATCGCGCCCATCCCGAGCGACAGCGTGAAGAACGCCTGTCCGGCCGCCGCCGGCAGGATATCGGTCCAGTTCGCGAGGATCTCGCCCACGTCGGGCGAGAGGTAGAACGCGTACGCCTCGCTGGCACCCGGGAGCGTGAACGCGTAGACCGCGAGGCCGAAGGCGATGAGGATGATCGCCGGGACCATCACTTGCACGGCGAATTCGATCCCGCGACGGATGCCGAAGCCGACGATGGCGATCACGGCCGCCATGAAGATGGCGTGGCCGAGCACGGCGTCGAGTCCGCTCGCCGCCTCGACGAACTGCCCTCCGGCGCCCTCGATGTCACCGACGTAGCCGCCCTGAAGGCCGATCAGGACGTACCTGAGTACCCAGCCGCCGACGACGCTGTAGTACGACAGGATGATGAATCCCGTGGCGGCGAAGACCCAGCCGAGGTACTGCCAGACGCCGCCGCCGAGTTCCTTCAGTGCGCCGACCGGGTTGCGATTCGTCCGCCGACCCACGACGAACTCGACGAGCATCGCCGGGAACCCGATGAGGGCGACGAACAGGAGGTAGACGACCAGAAACGCCGCGCCGCCTTCCTGTCCGACGAGGAACGGAAATCGCCAGATGTTACCTAGTCCCACTGCGCTACCGACCGCGGCGAGGATGAACCCCGTCCGCGTGGCCCATGTTTCTCGTTGCGCCATGACACGGGGTACAAATGCCCCCCATATATGAGTTTCGTGATCTTATGTATCAACAGTCCGACCGAACTGCCGGACGGGCGCGGACTTCGGCGATCCGACGCGGTCGAGAACCCCCGGAGATGGCGATTATTGCCAGTTCCGGTGACGCCGGAATCGGAATCGAACGGGTCAGGTTACGTTACATTGTCTGTCTTCACCAGCCACGTCTCCCCGTAACGTATAACACGGCACCGCGGGAATACGCCTGCATACGGAGGGATAGATATTGTCTACCATAGACGAGGCGGTAAGACGGGGTCGAGACGTGAGCCTCGAGGAAGCGGGCGCGATCGTCGTGGGACTCGCCGGGCTCCTGTTGCTCGGCGACCTCGCGCTCGGGATCCTCGATGGCACGTACAGCATCGCCCGGACCGGCAGGTACCTGTGGCAGGGACTGATGTACGGACTGATCATCGGTCTCGCGGGGATCGGCCTCTCGATGACCTACAGCATCCTGAACTTCGCGAACTTCGCCCACGGTGACTACATCACGAGCGGCGCCTTCCTCGGCTGGGGCGTCACGTACCTCGTCGCCGGGTGGACCGCTGGCGTCTACGAGTTCGGCCAACTCGTGCTGGTCAGCCCCACCCGCGGCGTCGGTGGACCGCAACTCGGCATCGCCGCGACGTCGACGCCGCTTGCGGTCCTCGTCGGCGCGCTGTTCGCCGGGGTGGCGACGGCCGCGTTCGTGCTCCTGATCGACCGGGTCGTCTACAAGCCGATGCGCGGGGCCGGCGGGATCCCGCTGCTGATCGCCAGCATCGGGGTGGCGTTCGCGCTGCGGTACCTCGTCGTCTTCGTCTACGACCAGCGGACCCGCGGGACGACGGCGACGCTCGACCTCCCCTCGTGGGAGTTCCTGCTCGTCGACGGTTACATTACGATCGACGCCCACGACCTGACGCTGTTGTTCGCCAGCGTGGGGCTCATGGTCGGCGTCCACCTGCTGTTACAGCGGACGAAACTCGGCAAGGCCATGCGGGCGATGTCGGACAACGAGGACCTCGCGCTGGTGACCGGCATCCCGAACGAGCAGGTCGTCCGCTGGACGTGGGCCATCGGCGGCGGCCTCGCGGGCGTCGCCGGTTACCTCATGGTGCTGTGGACCGGGACCATCGACTACCAGTTCGGCTGGCTGTTGCTCCTGTTGATCTTCGCCGGGGTGATCCTCGGCGGGATCGGCTCGGTCTACGGCGCGATCGCGGGCGGACTCGTCATCGGCCTCGCGATGCGGGTGTCGCTGATCTGGCTGCCCGGGGGCGATTTCACCAACGTCACGGCGTTCCTGATCATGATCCTGGTACTGCTCATCAAACCGTCCGGCATCTTCGGAGGGAAGACCACAGCATGACGAACGGAC
The Salinilacihabitans rarus DNA segment above includes these coding regions:
- a CDS encoding branched-chain amino acid ABC transporter permease, producing the protein MSTIDEAVRRGRDVSLEEAGAIVVGLAGLLLLGDLALGILDGTYSIARTGRYLWQGLMYGLIIGLAGIGLSMTYSILNFANFAHGDYITSGAFLGWGVTYLVAGWTAGVYEFGQLVLVSPTRGVGGPQLGIAATSTPLAVLVGALFAGVATAAFVLLIDRVVYKPMRGAGGIPLLIASIGVAFALRYLVVFVYDQRTRGTTATLDLPSWEFLLVDGYITIDAHDLTLLFASVGLMVGVHLLLQRTKLGKAMRAMSDNEDLALVTGIPNEQVVRWTWAIGGGLAGVAGYLMVLWTGTIDYQFGWLLLLLIFAGVILGGIGSVYGAIAGGLVIGLAMRVSLIWLPGGDFTNVTAFLIMILVLLIKPSGIFGGKTTA
- a CDS encoding sodium-dependent transporter, with product MAQRETWATRTGFILAAVGSAVGLGNIWRFPFLVGQEGGAAFLVVYLLFVALIGFPAMLVEFVVGRRTNRNPVGALKELGGGVWQYLGWVFAATGFIILSYYSVVGGWVLRYVLIGLQGGYVGDIEGAGGQFVEAASGLDAVLGHAIFMAAVIAIVGFGIRRGIEFAVQVMVPAIILIAFGLAVYAFTLPGASEAYAFYLSPDVGEILANWTDILPAAAGQAFFTLSLGMGAMITYASYIGDDRNLAEDGLIIVGLDTLIAFTAGLIVFPIFFTGGVDPANTIGAGAIFISLAAALGDLSFGWLIGTVFFGTIAIAALSSAISLLEVVVSYLIDERGMERFTATAIVGTIIFVVGIPTALDLVFIDLYDLFANNILLVFGGLMVSIFVGWVISNVALDEIGRGVRNLGSWGDVWIWLVRIPVIVILFVTIYLGVFEYYEFLTGDFADWLGQNL